One Tetrapisispora phaffii CBS 4417 chromosome 2, complete genome genomic region harbors:
- the BUR6 gene encoding negative cofactor 2 transcription regulator complex subunit BUR6 (similar to Saccharomyces cerevisiae BUR6 (YER159C); ancestral locus Anc_8.219): MDNSQFINPFVKEESENETVKVEGEESEYGVEQKGFDNSEEKKFDTEEFKELQVIFEQIKTHFPPAKIKKIMQTDDDIGKVSQATPVIAGRSLEFFLALLVKKSYDIAKSKNLKRISGEIMKQTILTDEKFDFLRENVCGETAADNE; encoded by the coding sequence ATGGACAACAGCCAATTTATCAATCCTTTCGTGAAGGAAGAAAGTGAAAATGAGACCGTTAAAGTTGAAGGTGAAGAAAGTGAGTATGGCGTAGAGCAAAAAGGGTTCGACAACTCAGAAGAGAAGAAGTTTGATACtgaagaatttaaagaGTTACAAGTGATTTTTGAACAGATAAAGACACATTTCCCACCTGCCAAGATTAAGAAAATCATGCAAACCGATGATGACATCGGTAAAGTTTCACAAGCAACACCGGTGATAGCCGGTAGGTCATTGGAGTTCTTTCTTGCATTGCTAGTTAAAAAAAGTTACGATATAGCAAAATCAAAGAACTTGAAGAGAATCAGTGGTGAGATTATGAAACAGACAATCTTGACCGACGAGAAGTTCGACTTTTTGAGGGAAAACGTATGTGGTGAGACTGCAGCAGATAATGAATAA
- the TPHA0B03510 gene encoding uncharacterized protein (ancestral locus Anc_8.218), whose product MGSLSFTAAHAIIWPTYGVLLVSATAVAYYYRNSKTFLNANGTQSAIPLAFNFVASGLGCGILSTYPQIANIDGLHGLLVYALAGGLPMFVFSFLGPLIRKKTPHGFILSEWVFHRFGIAAGWYLSACTILTMYLFMVSELASLKYAVETLTGIKALPVVIIECVVTSIYTTVGGFKISFLTDTLQVSIVFILLIIVSCAMGSYISIDKSKIEPSGLLKANRLGWQLIYILTIAIFTNDLFLNGFWLRTFASRSDKDLLIGCSIAAFLLTAIVTVVGVTGFIAVWAGFVEVADEENSGAAFFILLAQLPSWVMGFTLVFVLILSTCTLDSLQSALVSTISNDVFRNKIPILYTRIIVVVIMVPVVVVGLIAEDVLSIYLIVDLLSSSVVPVLVLGLWSKFDSFWTAWEVIGGGLAGIFGVWVYGTIYYHSAREGGKLLLIWNGLYIQDWGAFGAFVVAPVASMVISFIILAIRLYSIKLYQADTTVGHRFRDVCDSLGKITGITWLYRTTKYWDNKLIKELDYSEAISDSSEGIVEIQETTSLADSKDSILKQRSSITVTPTEWD is encoded by the coding sequence ATGGGTTCTTTATCTTTCACAGCTGCTCATGCTATTATTTGGCCAACTTATGGTGTTCTATTAGTATCTGCCACCGCGGTAGCATATTACTATAGgaattcaaaaacatttttgaatGCAAATGGTACTCAAAGTGCTATACCGTTAGCATTTAATTTCGTTGCATCCGGTTTAGGTTGTGGTATTTTATCAACGTATCCTCAAATTGCTAATATTGATGGCTTACACGGTCTATTAGTCTATGCATTAGCCGGTGGTTTACCAATGTTCGTTTTCTCATTTTTAGGTCCATTgattagaaaaaaaacTCCACATggatttattttatcagaATGGGTTTTCCATAGATTTGGTATTGCAGCAGGCTGGTATTTGAGCGCCTGCACAATCTTAACAATGTACCTATTCATGGTCAGTGAATTAGCGTCATTGAAGTATGCAGTAGAGACTTTGACTGGTATTAAGGCGTTGCCTGTTGTTATTATAGAATGTGTCGTCACCTCTATTTATACCACTGTTGGTggtttcaaaatttcatttttgacTGACACTTTGCAAGTGTCTATTGTTTTCATACTATTGATTATTGTTTCTTGTGCAATGGGCAGTTATATTAGTATTGATAAGTCGAAGATTGAGCCATCTGGTTTATTAAAGGCAAACAGATTAGGTTGgcaattgatatatatactgACTATTGCAATTTTTacaaatgatttatttttgaatggATTCTGGTTAAGAACTTTTGCATCACGTTCGGATAAggatttattaattggGTGTTCGATTGCTGCATTTTTATTAACCGCAATTGTCACTGTTGTTGGTGTCACTGGTTTCATTGCTGTATGGGCTGGATTTGTTGAAGTGGCAGATGAAGAAAACTCAGGCGCTGCATTTTTCATTCTATTGGCACAGCTACCCTCTTGGGTTATGGGGTTCACTTTAgtatttgttttaattcTATCTACTTGCACTTTAGACTCTTTACAAAGTGCTTTAGTCTCTACAATTTCCAATGACGTctttagaaataaaattccGATTCTTTACACAcgtattattgttgttgtcaTCATGGTAcctgttgttgttgtcgGTTTAATTGCCGAGGatgttttatcaatttatttgatCGTTGATTTGCTATCAAGTAGTGTTGTTCCGGTATTGGTATTGGGTCTATGGTCAAAATTTGATTCATTCTGGACAGCATGGGAAGTTATCGGTGGTGGTTTAGCCGGGATATTTGGCGTTTGGGTATACGGTACTATATATTACCATTCTGCTAGGGAAGGTGGCAAATTGTTATTGATTTGGAAcggtttatatattcaagaTTGGGGTGCATTTGGTGCCTTTGTCGTTGCACCAGTGGCAAGTATGGTTATTTCATTCATAATTTTAGCCATTAGATTATATTCTATTAAATTGTATCAAGCGGACACAACAGTTGGTCATAGGTTCCGTGACGTATGTGATAGCTTGGGCAAGATCACAGGTATTACATGGTTATACCGTACAACTAAGTACTGGGACAACAAATTGATTAAAGAGTTAGACTACAGCGAGGCAATTAGCGACTCATCCGAAGGTATAGTGGAGATCCAAGAAACCACAAGCTTAGCTGATAGTAAGGATTCGATTCTTAAACAAAGATCCTCTATAACCGTAACACCTACTGAATGGGATTGA
- the TPHA0B03520 gene encoding uncharacterized protein (similar to Saccharomyces cerevisiae AFR1 (YDR085C) and YER158C; ancestral locus Anc_8.217) translates to MGFGNGSMMNIPRSNSTSDLFDLSASFSPHFGHASCSYTRFEKPTYDVYTGGRSMSLNNGIYKSSSYSNDSFRERRLKNHNANAYLLRRQQMQREFNFPNGEHFTPRYIIHNQNRRNRNMPRSNSLQNIESPKNFFNQSNNNNNMRRMYTSSPLKHSVSSSKLNLPAHSRNANEKNGHRPLKGSASTSNLGLDNINFDIDLNGSSMTKLDSGSKNKNDSKNKIDKGISNWKSDDKLKQFNNDKINIKNKKKTKIFSIFKKLFGDSKKKTLSKKAEFVDEKKIDDILDQNINDNSIDSDLLHDVTFDHEKDQEQILLDIDLVFDNLILQSDNGMLTSGEHYDIISNENTNLSSVTDILPPRSVKRPYIHNKKSLKQFYDRAPGSEDGTERILNRLTQEWHSIHFDDLDTTLLNSTSVSTIDSVASSTTTVETDDSKINSSMKKAFRFADYVHVSDTWSAMEYNRSDLSFRNNQRLFLNQNRNNLLDNIKNELNSFKSIEMEVHEQSRQNTQYFI, encoded by the coding sequence ATGGGTTTTGGGAACGGCAGTATGATGAATATCCCTAGGTCGAATTCTACTTCCGATTTATTCGATTTATCAGCAAGTTTTTCACCACACTTTGGTCATGCATCTTGTAGTTATACTAGGTTCGAAAAGCCAACTTACGATGTATACACAGGCGGCAGATCCATGTCGTTGAATAACGGTATATATAAATCGAGTTCATATTCAAATGATTCTTTCAGAGAGAGGAGATTGAAAAATCATAACGCTAATGCTTATTTGCTGAGGCGACAGCAAATGCAAAGGGAGTTTAATTTCCCGAATGGGGAGCATTTCACTCCAAGGTATATAATACACAATCAAAATAGAAGGAATAGAAATATGCCAAGAAGTAATAGTTtgcaaaatattgaatctccaaagaatttttttaatcaatctaacaataataataatatgcGACGTATGTATACGTCGAGTCCCTTGAAACATTCAGTCTCATCATCAAAATTGAATCTTCCAGCGCATAGTAGGAATGCCAATGAGAAAAATGGGCATAGACCGCTTAAAGGATCAGCAAGTACATCAAATTTAGGACTCGacaatataaattttgaCATCGATTTGAATGGTTCATCAATGACTAAATTGGATAGCGGTtcaaagaataaaaatgattcaaagaataaaatagataAGGGTATTTCCAATTGGAAGTCcgatgataaattaaaacaatttaataatgacaaaataaacattaaaaacaagaaaaaaacaaaaatctTTAGCATATTCAAGAAACTATTTGGTGACTCTAAGAAGAAAACACTGTCTAAAAAGGCTGAGTTTGTagatgaaaagaaaatagatGATATACTTGACCAAAATATAAACGACAATTCAATCGATAGTGACTTATTGCATGATGTCACGTTTGACCATGAAAAGGATCAAGAGCAAATATTGCTAGACATTGATTTAGTGTTTGATAACCTCATCTTACAATCAGATAATGGCATGCTAACTAGTGGGGAACACTatgatataatatcaaatgaaAACACAAACTTATCATCGGTTACGGACATCTTACCACCTAGATCTGTTAAGAGACCATATattcataataaaaaatcattgaaGCAATTTTACGACAGAGCGCCAGGTAGCGAAGACGGTACGGAACGTATTTTAAACAGATTAACCCAAGAATGGCATAGTATTCATTTTGACGACTTGGACACTACCTTGTTAAATTCAACATCTGTCTCGACTATCGATTCAGTAGCATCCTCGACCACAACGGTGGAGACAGATGActcaaaaataaatagtaGCATGAAAAAAGCGTTCAGGTTTGCTGACTACGTCCACGTTTCTGACACATGGTCTGCCATGGAATACAATAGATCTGATTTATCGTTCCGTAATAACCAAAGATTGTTTCTCAATCAAAACAGAAATAATTTGCtggataatattaaaaatgaactgaattcatttaaaagtATAGAAATGGAGGTCCATGAGCAAAGTAGACAAAACACCCAATACTTCATATAA
- the TPHA0B03530 gene encoding uncharacterized protein (similar to Saccharomyces cerevisiae PHO87 (YCR037C) and PHO90 (YJL198W); ancestral locus Anc_1.136) — protein sequence MRFSHFLKYNAVPEWQNHYMDYNALKNLIYTLQTDELKQQDTTIDDANEDGDQKSYFTRKLKSNFFKKGNGNSNSSRKSSSKSVNNIIEINNKTKNAGQHDDGNDNDEAGKVGISALDNADFVQEETFELDDYKNLSSSNKNSKKSGNSLQKPTNLIRNASFKKVKGKFWEHSRRSSSASDSESKTLSNTYDTFVSNLSTEKFKVDDFYKRLEAKFYEKYETLIKDFEKQGIYITTGDDFQNPDISDLNSEFTTGSLGKQQIPVSVVLSENLQNSNNSTINNDMFSDEDFDEEDEDFESKDNTALLHYSQFNVKSQKKSLLKQSVINLYIDLSQLKSFIELNKMGFSKITKKADKVLHLNTREELIQSEEFFTDTYTFLSETINELNFKITQLITLLAKLMGNPFRMDEYKKELKQYLHDHIVWERSNTWKDMLGIDSYVNEEELAREAEAKKKADREHLYLDCYSYPLPFQIHTKKPKIDIENLLIPKLFFTKKAFKIAFIFVVTAILLGIKTFNDPVEHRCMALVECVAFLWASVALPLWVTAMLVPLLTVLFRVLKNDDGTVMTAVDASSTILASMWSSTIMILLAGFTLSAALARYEVAKVLASWLLAFAGEKPRNVLLMAMAVVFFLSMWISNVASPVLTYSLMSPILDPLLADDPFAKSLVLGVALAANVGGLSSPISSPQNIISMEYLTPYNIGWGQFFAVALPVGIITLLLFWGLMCLTFDLSKTKIEKFVPIKTAFTMKQYFVVAVTLATILLWCVESEIESAFGSSGQIAVLPIAIFFGSGLLGLQDLQAFPWSIVILAMGGIALGKGVQSSGLLATIANALQRRIDHDSAEAVLCIFGILMLVVGTFVSHTVSAIIIVPLVQQVGNKLSEAKAAPILVFGCTLLASGGMGLASSGFPNITAISKLDRNGDPYLSMLTFISRGVPASLIVFVVVITVGYGIMSSILKPVVS from the coding sequence ATGAGGTTTTCACATTTCTTAAAATACAATGCTGTTCCAGAGTGGCAGAATCATTATATGGACTATAATGCactgaaaaatttgatttacACTTTACAGACTgatgaattgaaacaaCAAGATACTACTATAGATGATGCAAATGAAGATGGTGATCAAAAATCCTATTTCACtagaaaattgaaaagtaaTTTCTTTAAGAAAGGTAATGGCAACTCAAACTCCAGCAGGAAATCATCAAGTAAAAGTGTCAACAACATTATAGAGATCaacaataaaacaaaaaacgCAGGGCAACATGATGATggtaatgataatgatgagGCTGGTAAGGTGGGTATCTCGGCCTTGGATAATGCGGATTTTGTACAGGAAGAAACCTTTGAATTGGATGATTATAAAAACCTTTCAAGTAGTAACAAAAATTCGAAAAAATCAGGTAATTCTTTACAGAAACCTACAAATTTAATCAGAAATGCATCATTTAAGAAAGTTAAAGGAAAATTTTGGGAACATTCAAGACGTTCTTCTTCAGCAAGTGATAGTGAAAGTAAAACATTATCAAATACTTATGATACTTTTGTTAGTAATTTGTcaactgaaaaatttaaagttgatgatttttataaaagatTAGAGGCCAAGTtttatgaaaaatatgaaactCTGATAAAAGATTTCGAAAAACAAGGTATTTATATAACTACTGGAGATGATTTTCAAAATCCAGATATTAGTGATCTGAATTCGGAGTTTACAACAGGTTCTTTAGGGAAACAACAAATTCCAGTTTCAGTTGTCTTGAGTGAAAATTTACAGAATAGTAATAATTCAactataaataatgatatgtTTTCAGATGAAGATTtcgatgaagaagatgaagatttCGAATCAAAGGATAATACTGCATTGTTACACTATTCTCAATTTAATGTCAAATCACAAAAAAAGTCACTGTTGAAACAATCTGTAATCAATCTATATATCGATTTATCGCAATTGAAGTCATTCATTGAACTAAATAAGATGGGGTTCAGTAAAATTACAAAGAAAGCAGACAAAGTTCTACATCTCAACACAAGAGaagaattaattcaaaGTGAAGAGTTCTTTACTGACACATACACTTTCCTATCAGAAACtattaatgaattgaatttcaaaataacaCAACTAATCACATTATTAGCAAAACTAATGGGTAATCCATTTAGGATGGACGAGTATAAGAAGGAATTGAAACAATATCTCCATGATCATATCGTTTGGGAAAGAAGTAATACCTGGAAAGATATGCTAGGCATTGACTCCTATGTAAACGAAGAAGAATTAGCAAGGGAAGCAGaagcaaagaaaaaagCAGACAGAGAACATCTATACCTTGATTGTTATTCATATCCATTACCTTTCCAAATACATACAAAAAAACCGAAGATCGACATAGAAAATCTATTGATCCCAAAGTTGTTTTTCACCAAAAAAGCCTTCAAGATTGCATTCATTTTCGTCGTCACTGCTATATTATTAGGTATCAAGACTTTTAATGATCCAGTTGAACATCGTTGTATGGCATTAGTCGAATGTGTAGCCTTTTTATGGGCAAGTGTTGCTTTACCATTGTGGGTTACTGCTATGTTGGTTCCTTTATTGACAGTTCTGTTCAGGGTATTGAAGAATGATGATGGCACTGTTATGACAGCTGTAGACGCATCTTCGACTATTCTTGCGTCAATGTGGTCTTCAACAATCATGATTTTATTAGCAGGTTTTACATTAAGTGCCGCACTAGCTAGATACGAAGTTGCCAAAGTGTTGGCTTCTTGGTTATTGGCATTTGCTGGTGAGAAACCTCGTAATGTGTTGCTAATGGCTATGGCTgttgttttcttcttatCCATGTGGATTTCAAATGTTGCTTCTCCAGTTTTAACCTATTCTTTAATGTCACCAATTTTAGACCCTTTGCTTGCTGATGACCCTTTCGCTAAATCATTGGTATTAGGTGTTGCATTAGCTGCTAATGTCGGTGGTTTGTCCTCTCCAATTTCATCTCcacaaaatattatttctatGGAATATCTTACCCCATATAATATCGGATGGGGTCAATTCTTTGCAGTAGCTCTACCAGTCGGCATAATTACATTGCTCTTGTTCTGGGGTTTAATGTGTTTAACATTTGATCTAAGTAAAACAaagattgaaaaattcGTACCTATTAAAACTGCATTCACTAtgaaacaatattttgtgGTTGCTGTCACTTTGGCAACTATTTTACTTTGGTGTGTTGAATCTGAAATTGAAAGTGCTTTCGGTTCTTCTGGTCAAATTGCCGTTCTACCAATTGCCATCTTTTTTGGTTCTGGTTTACTAGGCTTGCAAGACTTACAAGCTTTCCCATGGTCCATTGTCATTTTAGCTATGGGTGGTATTGCTTTAGGTAAAGGTGTGCAATCATCAGGCTTGTTAGCAACAATTGCTAATGCTCtacaaagaagaattgaTCACGATTCAGCAGAAGCTGTTTTATGTATTTTTGGTATTTTAATGTTGGTCGTTGGTACATTCGTCTCGCATACTGTCTCAgctattattattgttccTCTAGTTCAACAAGTTGGTAATAAATTAAGTGAGGCTAAAGCTGCACCAATTTTGGTTTTTGGATGTACCTTGTTAGCATCAGGTGGTATGGGTCTAGCTTCATCGGGTTTCCCTAATATTACGGctatatcaaaattagatCGTAATGGTGACCCATATTTGAGTATGCTTACTTTCATATCAAGAGGTGTTCCTGCATCATTGATTGTTTTTGTCGTCGTCATTACTGTAGGTTACGGTATTATGAGTTCGATTTTGAAACCAGTTGTCTCATAG
- the TPHA0B03540 gene encoding WHIM1 domain-containing protein (similar to Saccharomyces cerevisiae IOC3 (YFR013W) and ESC8 (YOL017W); ancestral locus Anc_1.373) produces the protein MASDGNSSIDVINDENIKEVKGTIKNNKVIKPQSNKKTKKSTTTANSQKRQRKISDFQNVKTVHKAIRTNAHLLPNKIKGRATDSKSQKNAKSRGKNSANDDNDENDDDDSDSPNGKKDEKVDITMKNELFHFHNILQPDFEKLNLKDSVWSSNVALNSSDFLTADKSLHNKMMKEIDNPNQTKEQDNYLSFLKNMKSVSYAGDIVKIMSFINKFYNVFDPELLDISYQDFEIGLDLYPEATDNDGQEIKKYSDYIDTKIIIECEDKMNLIFLTTLKLLLVNLKTDNQLDLHRPYASFANLKTKEVFTKLVRGMRQNALNWGLPKEWREFIDSDKNILDKNDPDESDLKNNSSNDNLNDSLETDPTSEIINIPLFNMQLGKTGIFAIEPKDRIILLKTLVNWCISYSTRIHNEIYRLSHIKESEFGLNTQHVSRLMLEGYDLTTAQFYKLCKLVELRYENKLKRIKSRKPMTEEKQQEFDNKLKILKEIQKQVEKSPKEDQVSTNISFYNEWLEIFAGDFQSNPLSDPFEDSNRLRSQEFFIGRLPQLGDFYLPILSTYYDPKGTIPPYTGARELHNYFKKFSTNNQNSLSKFKNIEKIQVPQFKILFCNTSAIVQDSSKIEANTSIGSYWYEVCHDVKSLEIFIENISNSIENISKEIVKNKEKEDVSENCLFYAKLEIFRDFLKNIHSVFDTIETRKVEYDDISSTSRSLRSSKRGRVNYYDEDKDSAGDNEKEDENYADEDNLEEQGDEDDEDDEGLQNSEVYVKESRSERMLRRNKNRRK, from the coding sequence ATGGCATCGGATGGCAATTCTTCCATAGATGTTATCAACGATGagaatataaaagaagTGAAAGGGAccataaaaaataataaagtgATTAAACCTCAATCTAATAAGAAAACTAAGAAATCAACTACGACGGCTAATTCTCAGAAACGACAACGAAAAATTTCTGATTTCCAAAATGTTAAAACAGTTCATAAAGCTATCAGAACAAATGCTCATCTACTTCCAAATAAGATTAAAGGAAGAGCAACTGATAGTAAAAGTCAGAAAAATGCTAAGTCTAGAGGGAAAAATTCCGCcaatgatgataatgacGAAaacgatgatgatgatagtGATTCTCCAAACGGTAAAAAGGATGAGAAGGTTGATATTACCATGAAGAATGAACTATTTCATTTCCATAACATATTGCAACCAGACTTTGAGAAATTAAATCTAAAGGATTCAGTTTGGTCATCTAATGTAGCATTAAATAGTTCAGATTTCTTGACAGCTGACAAAAGTTTGCATAATAAAATGATGAAAGAAATAGATAATCCGAATCAAACTAAAGAACAggataattatttatcattcctgaaaaatatgaagTCAGTAAGTTATGCAGGTGATATCGTAAAAATAATGTCatttattaacaaattttacAATGTTTTTGATCCAGAGCTATTGGATATATCATATcaagattttgaaattggaTTGGATTTATATCCAGAGGCAACTGATAACGACGGccaagaaataaaaaaatattctgaTTACATTGATACCAagattattattgaatgtGAAGATAAAATGAACTTGATCTTTTTAACaactttaaaattattgttgGTCAATCTAAAAACTGACAACCAGCTAGACTTGCATAGACCATATGCATCCTTTGCCAATTTGAAGACTAAAGAAGTGTTCACTAAGCTAGTTAGGGGTATGCGTCAAAACGCTTTGAATTGGGGATTACCTAAAGAGTGGAGAGAATTTATTGATagtgataaaaatattctcGATAAAAACGATCCAGATGAATCTGACTTAAAAAACAATTCGTCTAACGATAATTTGAATGACAGCTTAGAAACTGATCCAACTTCtgaaattatcaatatcccattatttaatatgcAATTAGGAAAAACTGGTATATTTGCTATTGAGCCAAAAGATAGAATTATCCTATTAAAAACACTAGTGAATTGGTGTATCTCCTATTCGACGAGAATACACAATGAAATCTATAGACTATCGCATATTAAAGAATCAGAGTTTGGTTTAAATACTCAGCATGTCAGCAGATTAATGTTAGAAGGTTACGATTTGACTACTGCACAATTTTACAAACTGTGTAAATTGGTGGAATTAAGGTATgagaataaattaaaaagaatcAAATCAAGAAAACCAATGACGGAAGAAAAGCAGCAGGAATTCGATAAcaaattgaagatattaaagGAAATCCAAAAACAAGTTGAAAAATCCCCAAAGGAAGATCAAGTTTCaacaaatatatcattttataATGAATGGCTCGAAATATTTGCCGGGGATTTTCAATCAAATCCTTTAAGTGATCCGTTTGAGGACAGTAATAGACTGAGGTCACAGGAGTTCTTTATTGGTCGTTTACCGCAGCTCGGAGATTTTTATCTTCCTATCCTTTCTACATATTATGATCCGAAAGGTACGATTCCACCATATACAGGTGCTAGAGAACTTCATaactatttcaaaaaattctccactaataatcaaaatagCTTGTCTAAGTTCAAAAACATAGAAAAGATTCAAGTTCCACAGTTcaagattttattttgtaatacTTCTGCAATTGTTCAAGATTCGTCGAAAATAGAAGCAAATACCTCTATTGGAAGTTATTGGTACGAAGTGTGCCATGATGTAAAATCATTGGAGATTTTCATTGAGAATATTAGTAATTCTATCGAGAATATCTCTAAGGAAATAGTTAAGaataaagagaaagaagatGTTAGTGAAAATTGTCTCTTCTATGCCAAACTAGAAATTTTTAGGGATTTTCTAAAAAACATTCATTCTGTTTTTGATACTATTGAAACCAGAAAAGTTGAATACGATGATATTTCATCAACATCAAGGTCGTTAAGAAGCTCAAAAAGAGGAAGAGTTAACTATtatgatgaagataaagatTCTGCTGGTGACAATGAGAAGGAAGATGAGAATTATGCAGATGAGGATAACCTTGAGGAACAAggtgatgaagatgatgaagatgatgaaggtTTACAAAATTCTGAAGTTTATGTAAAAGAGTCGAGGAGTGAGAGAATGTTAAGAAGAAATAAGAATAGACGTAAGTAA